One Candidatus Methylomirabilota bacterium DNA window includes the following coding sequences:
- a CDS encoding DoxX family protein — protein MLYRLAGAERWAVVILQLFLGFIFVMHGAQKLFGPAFYGFPWEGYVGYFNKLGITPAPFWVWVVTITEFFGGICLFFGFLTRVWAAGLVIDMTVAILKNHIKIGFFWLTPGGGLEFPLTLGVLALAVFLLGPSFLSVDRAIGLERRNA, from the coding sequence ATGCTGTACCGGCTCGCGGGCGCGGAGCGGTGGGCGGTGGTCATCCTGCAACTCTTCCTCGGCTTCATCTTCGTGATGCACGGGGCTCAGAAGCTCTTCGGGCCCGCCTTCTACGGGTTCCCCTGGGAGGGCTACGTCGGCTACTTCAACAAGCTCGGCATCACGCCGGCGCCCTTCTGGGTGTGGGTCGTGACGATCACGGAGTTCTTCGGCGGCATCTGCCTGTTCTTCGGGTTCCTGACGCGCGTCTGGGCCGCCGGGCTGGTGATCGACATGACCGTGGCCATCCTCAAGAATCACATCAAGATCGGGTTCTTCTGGCTGACCCCGGGGGGCGGCCTGGAGTTCCCCCTGACGCTCGGCGTGCTGGCGCTGGCCGTGTTTCTCCTGGGTCCCAGCTTCCTCTCGGTGGACCGGGCCATCGGCCTGGAACGGCGCAATGCGTAG
- a CDS encoding amino acid ABC transporter substrate-binding protein, with protein MIQSRRMPAILLAFAIGLWLSGSVEAQRPDRIKVGGTVAVTGRFSSDWGPGIIEFMKGWEKLVNAEGGVFVKEYNAKLPIELTLYDDESSPEKSVELYEKLAAVDRVHLFLGPGSSPITLRASTVAERLKIPMILVEANSPVIYARGFQWIAGVDRPAQYWSIPYFDLMRELRDKGVVNYRTIAFLIEDNPHTKDVAEGALELAKKAGLEVVAVESVPFQTSDFSAVIAKFKQLNPDIVYSSGWTVTSVPFVKQMNELGLKPRELHVIHLVPEFAQQVGARLSEGVTGETHIARKHLDQRYLTILKQLNVDDPYPFKSLVLPIRYLALETVRRGIEAAGTLDREKFMAALRTLQFDTPHGPHRFNYNVKLGNRVLNGMGEKYLYAAQFQNGKVVIIAPAAAADGPYRPAPRQ; from the coding sequence ATGATCCAGTCGAGACGGATGCCCGCGATTCTGCTCGCGTTCGCCATCGGGCTCTGGCTCTCCGGATCGGTCGAGGCCCAGCGCCCCGACCGCATCAAGGTCGGCGGCACCGTGGCCGTCACCGGCCGATTCTCGAGCGACTGGGGCCCGGGCATCATCGAGTTCATGAAGGGCTGGGAGAAGCTCGTCAATGCCGAGGGCGGCGTGTTCGTCAAGGAATACAACGCGAAGCTCCCCATCGAGCTCACGCTCTACGACGACGAGTCGAGCCCCGAGAAATCCGTCGAGCTGTACGAGAAGCTGGCGGCCGTCGACCGTGTGCACCTCTTCCTCGGTCCCGGCTCGAGCCCCATCACCCTCCGGGCGTCCACCGTGGCCGAGCGGCTCAAGATCCCGATGATCCTGGTGGAGGCCAACAGCCCGGTCATCTATGCCCGGGGGTTCCAGTGGATCGCCGGGGTGGACCGGCCGGCCCAGTACTGGTCGATCCCCTACTTCGACCTGATGCGGGAGCTGCGGGACAAAGGTGTCGTCAACTACCGGACCATCGCCTTCCTGATCGAGGACAATCCGCACACCAAGGACGTCGCCGAGGGCGCGCTCGAGCTGGCCAAGAAGGCCGGGCTGGAGGTCGTGGCCGTCGAGTCGGTGCCGTTCCAGACCAGCGACTTCTCGGCGGTGATCGCGAAGTTCAAGCAGCTCAACCCGGACATCGTCTACTCGTCGGGCTGGACGGTGACCAGCGTCCCGTTCGTGAAGCAGATGAACGAGCTGGGACTCAAGCCCAGGGAGCTCCACGTCATCCACCTGGTGCCGGAGTTCGCCCAGCAGGTAGGGGCGCGGCTGTCGGAGGGCGTGACCGGCGAGACCCACATCGCGCGGAAGCACCTGGACCAGCGCTACCTGACGATCCTCAAGCAGCTCAACGTGGACGATCCGTATCCGTTCAAGTCGCTCGTGCTGCCCATCCGCTACCTCGCGCTGGAGACGGTGCGGCGCGGGATCGAGGCGGCGGGGACCCTCGACCGCGAGAAGTTCATGGCCGCGCTCCGGACCCTCCAGTTCGACACCCCGCATGGCCCCCACCGGTTCAATTACAACGTGAAGCTTGGCAACCGGGTCCTCAACGGGATGGGGGAGAAGTACCTGTACGCGGCCCAGTTCCAGAACGGGAAGGTCGTCATCATCGCGCCGGCCGCGGCGGCGGACGGCCCGTACCGGCCCGCCCCGCGCCAGTAG
- a CDS encoding ABC transporter ATP-binding protein, which translates to MALLEVQHLAKRFGGVRALDDVSLEVQAGQIVGLIGPNGAGKTTVFNVVSGVLRPDSGRVLFREQDITGRPPHAVCRAGIARTFQVVQPFARLTVAENVAAGWLFGRRGADARISRAAAEARARELLDYGKLGGKAGHPAGTLTLSERKRLEMVRALATGPDLLLLDEVLAGLNPQETEEMSAIVRRLVRDLGLAILLIEHNVRAVLALSERVVVLSYGTVIARGEPAVVARDPGVITAYLGERRAPG; encoded by the coding sequence GTGGCCCTGCTCGAGGTCCAGCACCTTGCCAAGCGGTTCGGCGGCGTCCGGGCCCTCGACGACGTCAGCCTGGAGGTCCAGGCGGGGCAGATCGTCGGCCTGATCGGCCCCAACGGCGCGGGAAAGACCACCGTCTTCAACGTCGTCTCCGGGGTCCTTCGCCCCGACAGCGGGCGGGTCCTCTTCCGCGAGCAGGACATCACGGGCCGCCCTCCCCACGCCGTCTGTCGCGCGGGGATCGCCCGGACCTTCCAGGTCGTCCAGCCCTTCGCGCGCCTCACCGTGGCGGAAAACGTTGCCGCCGGCTGGCTCTTCGGGCGCCGGGGCGCCGACGCGCGGATCAGCCGGGCCGCCGCCGAGGCCCGGGCGCGCGAGCTCCTGGACTACGGCAAGCTCGGCGGCAAGGCCGGCCATCCGGCCGGCACCCTGACGCTGTCGGAGCGCAAGCGCCTGGAGATGGTACGCGCCCTGGCCACGGGCCCCGACCTCCTGCTCCTGGACGAGGTCCTCGCCGGCCTCAATCCCCAGGAGACCGAGGAGATGAGCGCGATCGTCCGGCGGCTCGTCCGCGATCTGGGGCTGGCCATCCTCCTCATCGAGCACAACGTGCGGGCCGTGCTGGCGCTCTCCGAGCGCGTCGTCGTCCTCAGCTACGGCACCGTGATCGCGCGCGGCGAGCCGGCCGTGGTGGCCCGGGACCCCGGGGTGATCACCGCGTATCTGGGCGAGCGCCGCGCGCCGGGCTGA
- a CDS encoding ABC transporter ATP-binding protein, with protein MSEPGPVLLEVQDLRVSYGDLRVLWSVSFTVAAGEVVALIGPNGAGKSTTLKAIAGLIPVEAGRVTFDGASLLAEPPYTRIRRGLSLVPEGRGLFPAMTVQENLELGGFAAPPPEGLRAALDRMCGLFPVLAARRGQLAGTLSGGEQQMLAIAMALLSRPRLLVLDEPSLGLAPLVVDHLYQTVARLKRDGLTILLVEQQVYLALELADRAYVLETGRIRQEGTGRALLRDAHVQEAYLGMAAAG; from the coding sequence TTGTCTGAGCCCGGCCCAGTCCTGCTCGAGGTGCAAGACCTCCGCGTCTCCTACGGGGACCTCCGCGTCCTCTGGAGCGTCAGCTTCACGGTCGCGGCCGGCGAGGTCGTCGCGCTGATCGGGCCGAACGGGGCCGGCAAGAGCACCACCCTCAAGGCCATCGCCGGCCTGATCCCGGTCGAGGCCGGCCGCGTCACCTTCGACGGCGCGTCCCTGCTCGCCGAGCCGCCCTATACGCGGATCCGGCGGGGACTTTCCCTCGTCCCGGAGGGACGCGGCCTCTTCCCGGCCATGACGGTCCAGGAGAATCTCGAGCTGGGCGGCTTCGCGGCGCCGCCCCCCGAGGGGCTCCGGGCGGCCCTCGACCGGATGTGCGGGCTCTTCCCCGTCCTGGCCGCCCGTCGCGGTCAGCTGGCCGGCACCCTGTCGGGGGGCGAGCAGCAGATGCTGGCCATCGCGATGGCGCTCTTGTCGCGGCCCCGGCTCCTGGTGCTGGACGAGCCGTCCCTCGGCCTGGCCCCGCTCGTCGTGGACCACCTCTACCAGACCGTCGCCCGCCTCAAGCGGGATGGGCTCACGATCCTCCTCGTGGAGCAGCAGGTCTACCTCGCGCTCGAGCTGGCGGACCGCGCCTACGTGCTGGAGACCGGACGGATTCGGCAGGAGGGAACGGGACGGGCGCTGCTCCGGGACGCCCACGTCCAGGAAGCCTACCTCGGGATGGCCGCCGCCGGATGA
- a CDS encoding branched-chain amino acid ABC transporter permease, with product MQIALDLLLGGISLGGIYALVAFALSLSLATTHVLNVAHGTFMVLGAALATLLFRVSPVAWPLGVLALLLAFALLGLGFEAAFVRPFAAKSPDQILVGSILVTFGFALAVEALLGYYWARWVDPQPAFSLAFPLARITVLGVAVSGTRLTILLAAAGAIAGFHLFLRKSALGRAIRAVAQNYAGAVILGVNPRRVSRVIYLAGIVATAGAGVLLALAIPLEPYSGLRLTLVAMTIVVIGGVGSLPGALLGGGLLGMAEVLTAYALGSVWSPVVSLLVFFSVLVVRPEGLWGRRPG from the coding sequence ATGCAAATAGCGCTGGACCTGCTGCTCGGCGGCATCTCGCTCGGCGGCATCTACGCGCTCGTCGCCTTCGCCCTCTCCCTGTCGCTGGCCACCACCCACGTGCTGAACGTCGCCCATGGGACCTTCATGGTCCTGGGGGCCGCGCTGGCCACCCTCCTCTTCCGCGTGTCGCCGGTGGCGTGGCCCCTCGGCGTCCTGGCCCTGCTGCTGGCGTTCGCCCTCCTCGGTCTCGGCTTCGAGGCGGCCTTCGTGCGGCCGTTCGCGGCGAAGTCCCCGGATCAGATCCTGGTCGGGTCCATCCTGGTGACGTTCGGCTTCGCGCTCGCCGTGGAGGCCCTCCTCGGCTACTACTGGGCGCGGTGGGTGGACCCTCAGCCGGCCTTCTCCCTGGCCTTTCCCCTCGCGCGCATCACCGTGCTCGGCGTCGCGGTCTCCGGCACCCGGCTGACGATCCTGCTGGCCGCCGCCGGCGCCATCGCCGGCTTCCACCTCTTCCTCCGCAAGAGCGCGCTCGGCCGGGCGATCCGGGCGGTGGCCCAGAACTACGCCGGCGCCGTGATCCTGGGCGTGAACCCCCGGCGGGTGTCGCGGGTGATCTACCTGGCCGGGATCGTCGCGACCGCCGGCGCCGGCGTCCTGCTGGCGCTGGCCATTCCGCTCGAGCCATATTCGGGCTTGCGGCTGACGCTGGTGGCCATGACGATCGTCGTGATCGGCGGCGTCGGCAGCCTGCCCGGCGCCCTCCTGGGTGGAGGTCTCCTGGGAATGGCCGAGGTCCTCACCGCCTACGCGCTCGGCTCCGTCTGGTCGCCCGTGGTCTCGTTGCTCGTCTTCTTCTCGGTGCTGGTGGTGCGCCCGGAGGGGCTGTGGGGCCGCCGCCCCGGGTAG
- a CDS encoding branched-chain amino acid ABC transporter permease, translating into MGPPPRVAWAAAALGLVAALAIPLVGTRDLVTAAFFTFLYVVLALNYDILGGFLGYMNLGQGAFFGLAAYVTVLLLNSAWLDRLGPADMPVAILIAAAVTAAVALAFAYPLFRLSGAYFAMATFAMVLLIRHLILNLPDLTGGSYGVYVSPRHYLSLPVAYALALGLLLASIALNRAIARSRLGLAVTAIRESELAASTIGLDLFRVKRRVLVLSAVPSALAGGVFGLQAGYIDVDAALGVDKTLLPVIMALMGGSGRVAGPVVGGLLVRGVDVVLKNYLHLTVPALAIYGLILLGIGLLLPEGLLNYAGRRRRWAGRPA; encoded by the coding sequence GTGGGGCCGCCGCCCCGGGTAGCGTGGGCCGCGGCCGCGCTCGGCCTGGTGGCGGCGCTCGCGATCCCGCTGGTCGGGACGCGGGACCTCGTGACGGCGGCGTTCTTCACGTTCCTCTACGTGGTCCTCGCGCTCAACTACGACATCCTCGGCGGCTTCCTGGGGTACATGAACCTCGGACAGGGGGCCTTCTTCGGTCTGGCCGCCTACGTGACCGTGCTCCTGCTCAACAGCGCCTGGCTCGACCGCCTCGGTCCCGCCGACATGCCGGTGGCCATCCTGATCGCCGCCGCCGTCACCGCCGCCGTGGCCCTCGCCTTCGCCTATCCCCTCTTCCGGCTGAGCGGCGCCTACTTCGCCATGGCCACCTTCGCCATGGTCCTCCTGATTCGCCACCTCATCCTCAACCTCCCGGACCTCACCGGCGGCTCCTACGGCGTCTACGTCAGCCCCCGCCACTACCTGAGCCTGCCGGTGGCGTACGCGCTCGCCCTCGGGCTCCTGCTGGCCTCGATCGCGCTGAACCGCGCCATCGCCCGGAGCCGGCTCGGCCTGGCCGTCACCGCCATCCGGGAGAGCGAGCTGGCCGCCTCCACCATCGGCCTCGACCTCTTCCGGGTGAAGCGCCGGGTGCTGGTCCTCAGCGCGGTCCCCTCGGCCCTGGCCGGCGGCGTCTTCGGCCTGCAGGCGGGCTACATCGACGTCGACGCGGCCCTCGGCGTGGACAAGACGCTCCTCCCGGTGATCATGGCGCTGATGGGCGGGAGCGGGCGAGTGGCGGGGCCGGTGGTGGGAGGGCTCCTGGTGCGCGGGGTCGACGTGGTCCTGAAGAACTACCTCCACCTGACCGTGCCGGCCCTGGCGATCTACGGGCTGATCCTCCTCGGCATCGGCCTCCTGCTCCCGGAGGGGCTCCTGAACTACGCGGGGCGGCGCCGGCGGTGGGCCGGGCGTCCGGCCTGA
- a CDS encoding 4,5-dihydroxyphthalate decarboxylase, protein MRKVPLTLAISDYDHVRELTSGAIAPEGIELTCLNLTVEEIFYRFVSFREWDVSELSMAKYVALVSQGDASLAAIPVFPSRIFRHSAIYVRRDGGLRQPTDLAGRRVGVPEWAQTAGIYTRGALMHQYGLRLEDVDWYQAGVNQPGRQEKVDLRLPPGVRLTPVRDRTLDQMLLAGELAAVITAHPPTSFKAQHPDVARLFPDVVSVEEAYWRATGIFPIMHVVAIRRDVLAAHPWVAMNLYRAFEEAKRRSMARTLDWSAPRFPVPWVTEHAARSRALFGEDFWPYGVDANRPTLEAFLRFACEQGVAHRPVGVDELFPPEVRSTFRV, encoded by the coding sequence ATGCGCAAGGTCCCCCTGACCCTCGCCATCAGCGACTACGACCACGTCCGCGAGCTCACCTCGGGCGCGATCGCGCCTGAGGGGATCGAGCTGACGTGTCTGAACCTGACGGTGGAGGAGATCTTCTACCGCTTCGTGAGCTTTCGCGAGTGGGACGTGTCGGAGCTGTCGATGGCGAAGTACGTCGCGCTCGTCTCCCAGGGCGACGCCTCGCTGGCCGCCATTCCCGTCTTTCCGTCACGCATCTTCCGGCACTCGGCGATCTACGTCCGCCGTGACGGCGGCCTCCGCCAGCCGACCGATCTCGCCGGCCGCCGGGTCGGCGTGCCCGAGTGGGCGCAGACCGCCGGCATCTACACCCGCGGGGCGCTGATGCACCAGTACGGCCTCCGCCTGGAGGACGTCGACTGGTACCAGGCCGGCGTCAACCAGCCGGGGCGCCAGGAAAAGGTCGACCTCAGGCTGCCGCCGGGCGTGCGGCTCACCCCGGTGCGCGATCGGACCCTCGACCAGATGCTCCTGGCCGGTGAGCTGGCCGCGGTCATCACCGCCCACCCGCCGACGAGCTTCAAAGCGCAGCATCCGGACGTCGCGCGGCTCTTCCCGGACGTCGTGTCGGTGGAGGAGGCGTACTGGCGCGCCACCGGCATCTTCCCGATCATGCACGTGGTGGCCATCCGGCGAGACGTGCTGGCCGCGCATCCCTGGGTCGCGATGAACCTCTACCGCGCCTTCGAGGAAGCCAAGCGCCGGAGCATGGCGCGGACCCTCGACTGGAGCGCGCCACGCTTCCCCGTTCCCTGGGTCACCGAGCACGCGGCCCGGAGCCGCGCGCTGTTCGGCGAGGACTTCTGGCCGTACGGCGTCGACGCGAACCGCCCGACGCTCGAGGCCTTCCTCCGCTTCGCCTGCGAGCAGGGCGTGGCGCACCGGCCGGTCGGCGTGGACGAGCTGTTCCCGCCCGAGGTGCGCAGCACGTTCCGGGTATGA
- a CDS encoding 2-dehydropantoate 2-reductase, with amino-acid sequence MSKLLFVGAGAIGSYLGAFLSRAGHDVTLIDPWANQVETVRQRGIRVAGPHEPFEARPAAVHLHEAARLARDYDIAFVAVKAYDTAWATQLALRHLAPDGYAVAAQNCWPDPVVAAIVGASRAVGLVMSKIGVALWKPGHVERGVETGQSQGHDVFRVGEHDGRITPRVEELARMLSVVDGARVTDNLWGERWAKLCQNAMSNPLQALSGLGTLEIVSSEVGRILTIHLGAESARVGLALGHRVPPFTGARAEQWAEADRPEAYQTLDRMLTPTSASRRTWRASMAQDVAKGRLTEIDYMNGYVVAQGRQRGVPTPVSGAVVETVHEVEGGIREPAPRNLELALRRAGL; translated from the coding sequence ATGAGCAAGCTCCTCTTCGTCGGCGCCGGAGCCATCGGCAGCTACCTCGGCGCGTTCCTGTCCCGCGCCGGTCACGACGTGACGCTGATCGATCCGTGGGCCAATCAGGTCGAGACCGTCCGCCAGCGCGGCATCCGGGTGGCGGGACCGCACGAGCCCTTCGAAGCGCGACCGGCGGCGGTGCATCTCCACGAAGCGGCGCGCCTGGCGCGTGATTACGACATCGCGTTCGTCGCCGTGAAGGCCTATGACACGGCGTGGGCGACTCAGCTGGCGCTCCGGCATCTGGCGCCCGACGGCTATGCCGTGGCCGCCCAGAACTGCTGGCCGGACCCGGTGGTGGCAGCCATCGTCGGGGCTTCGCGGGCGGTGGGGCTGGTCATGTCCAAGATCGGCGTGGCCCTGTGGAAGCCCGGCCACGTGGAGCGCGGGGTGGAGACGGGGCAGAGCCAGGGGCACGACGTCTTCCGGGTCGGGGAGCACGATGGGCGCATCACCCCGCGCGTCGAGGAGCTCGCCCGCATGCTCTCGGTGGTCGACGGCGCCCGCGTCACCGACAACCTGTGGGGCGAGCGCTGGGCCAAGCTCTGCCAGAACGCCATGAGCAACCCGCTCCAGGCCCTGTCCGGGCTGGGCACGCTCGAGATCGTCTCGAGCGAGGTCGGACGGATCCTCACGATCCACCTGGGGGCAGAGTCGGCGCGGGTGGGGCTCGCCCTCGGCCACCGCGTGCCTCCGTTCACCGGCGCCAGGGCCGAGCAGTGGGCCGAGGCCGACCGGCCCGAGGCCTACCAGACCCTGGACCGGATGCTGACGCCTACCTCGGCGAGTCGCCGCACCTGGCGAGCCTCGATGGCCCAGGACGTGGCCAAGGGCCGTCTCACCGAGATCGACTACATGAACGGCTATGTGGTCGCGCAGGGTCGCCAGCGTGGCGTCCCCACGCCCGTCTCGGGCGCCGTGGTCGAGACGGTCCACGAGGTGGAGGGCGGGATCCGCGAACCGGCGCCGCGGAATCTCGAGCTCGCGCTGCGCCGCGCGGGTCTTTGA
- a CDS encoding CBS domain-containing protein encodes MSLSEFHDEYSESLETDFRKLEGAFVSDTVKLLAPSEPIKLPEHATVHEAIAQMAEKRRAAVVVVDADGRLSGIFTERDLLRRVAVPGRDPRQTRLSEVMTRDPEALVAGDLICYAINRLHNAGYRTLPLVDAERRPIGVMTVNDIVQWLAELFPEAIVNLRPGGKLKRPQETDAG; translated from the coding sequence ATGAGCCTCAGCGAGTTCCACGACGAGTATTCCGAGTCCCTCGAGACCGACTTTCGGAAGCTGGAGGGGGCCTTCGTCAGCGACACCGTCAAGCTGCTCGCCCCCAGCGAGCCGATCAAGCTGCCCGAGCACGCCACCGTCCACGAGGCGATCGCCCAGATGGCGGAGAAGCGCCGGGCGGCCGTGGTGGTCGTCGACGCCGACGGCCGCTTGAGCGGGATCTTCACGGAGCGTGACCTGCTCCGCCGGGTCGCGGTGCCGGGCCGGGACCCCCGCCAGACGCGGCTCAGCGAGGTGATGACGCGCGATCCCGAAGCCCTGGTTGCCGGCGATCTCATCTGCTACGCCATCAACCGCCTCCACAACGCGGGCTACCGGACCCTCCCGCTGGTGGACGCGGAGCGGCGCCCGATCGGGGTCATGACCGTGAACGACATCGTCCAGTGGCTCGCCGAGCTCTTCCCCGAAGCGATCGTGAACCTCCGGCCGGGCGGCAAGCTCAAGCGGCCCCAGGAGACCGACGCCGGATGA
- a CDS encoding D-arabinono-1,4-lactone oxidase: MLTRRQFLIGGAALYYLSTSGQLYWSDTHPLSVYIGDYHRALDRMLGATGRATEMISEIYVPRGALVRFLADARADFRAHEVDVIYGTIRLIERDDESLLAWARDRWACVIFNLHVVHSPEGLARAAAAFRRLIDLAVRFGGSYYLTYHRWATRRQVEACYPQFAEFLRLKRRYDPEERFQSEWYRHYRAMFADAL, translated from the coding sequence ATGCTGACCCGGCGGCAGTTCCTGATCGGCGGCGCGGCACTCTACTACCTCTCCACGTCGGGCCAGCTCTACTGGTCGGACACCCACCCGCTGAGCGTGTACATCGGCGATTACCATCGGGCACTCGACCGGATGCTCGGCGCCACCGGGCGCGCCACCGAGATGATCTCCGAGATCTACGTGCCGCGGGGGGCGCTGGTCCGGTTCCTGGCCGACGCTCGCGCCGACTTCCGGGCTCATGAGGTCGACGTGATCTACGGGACCATCCGGCTGATCGAGCGGGACGACGAGAGCTTGCTGGCCTGGGCTCGGGACCGGTGGGCCTGCGTGATCTTCAACCTGCACGTCGTCCACAGCCCGGAGGGGCTCGCGCGGGCCGCCGCCGCCTTCCGCCGCCTCATCGACCTCGCGGTCCGCTTTGGCGGCAGCTACTACCTCACCTACCACCGGTGGGCCACCCGGCGGCAGGTCGAGGCCTGCTACCCGCAGTTCGCGGAATTCCTGCGCCTGAAGCGGCGATACGACCCCGAGGAGCGCTTCCAGTCCGAGTGGTACCGCCACTACCGGGCGATGTTCGCCGACGCCCTCTGA